Proteins encoded in a region of the Streptomyces sp. NBC_01298 genome:
- a CDS encoding ABC transporter ATP-binding protein: MSDQRGRKDMSDQRSRQVQRLTAENVTLGYDQRVIAENLSVEIPDRSFTVIVGPNACGKSTLLRALSRMLKPTAGRVLLDGQAIGSMPAKKVAKTLGLLPQSSIAPDGITVSDLVARGRYPHQGLLRQWSGEDERIVEESMASTGVAELADRAVDELSGGQRQRVWIAMALAQQTPLLLLDEPTTYLDIQHQIEVLNLCAELHEEQGRTLVAVLHDLNHAARYATHLIAMRDGKVVAEGPPAEVVTAELVERVFGLRCQVIPDPETGTPLVVPAARVARRPVVAHAE; encoded by the coding sequence ATGAGCGACCAGAGGGGCCGGAAGGACATGAGCGACCAGAGGAGCAGGCAAGTGCAGCGGCTGACCGCGGAGAACGTGACCCTCGGCTACGACCAGCGGGTCATCGCCGAGAACCTGTCGGTGGAGATCCCCGACCGGTCCTTCACCGTGATCGTCGGACCCAACGCCTGTGGCAAGTCCACCCTGCTGCGCGCCCTGTCGCGGATGCTGAAGCCGACGGCGGGCCGGGTGCTGCTGGACGGTCAGGCGATCGGGTCGATGCCGGCGAAGAAGGTCGCCAAGACCCTGGGGCTGCTGCCGCAGTCCTCGATCGCCCCGGACGGGATCACGGTGTCGGACCTGGTCGCCCGGGGCCGCTACCCGCACCAGGGGCTGCTGCGGCAGTGGTCGGGGGAGGACGAGCGGATCGTGGAGGAGTCGATGGCCTCCACCGGGGTCGCCGAACTCGCGGACCGGGCGGTGGACGAGCTCTCGGGCGGGCAGCGCCAGCGGGTGTGGATCGCGATGGCGCTGGCGCAGCAGACGCCGCTGCTGCTGCTGGACGAGCCGACGACCTACCTGGACATCCAGCACCAGATCGAGGTGCTGAACCTCTGCGCGGAGCTGCACGAGGAGCAGGGGCGGACGCTGGTCGCCGTGCTGCACGATCTGAACCACGCGGCGCGCTACGCCACCCACCTGATCGCGATGCGGGACGGCAAGGTCGTGGCGGAGGGGCCGCCCGCCGAGGTGGTCACGGCGGAGCTGGTGGAGCGGGTGTTCGGGCTGCGGTGCCAGGTCATTCCCGACCCGGAGACGGGGACGCCGCTGGTCGTTCCCGCGGCGCGGGTGGCTCGTCGCCCGGTGGTGGCGCACGCGGAGTAG
- a CDS encoding sterol-binding protein, giving the protein MATIEECRAALDQLSDNLARAEGDVRGATALDRSLSCHITDLDRTFTGRLAGGEIRVDAVAPGPPAAKAEIRLAMTGDDLVSLVAGDLKFPKAWASGRIRLEAGFRDLLRLKSML; this is encoded by the coding sequence ATGGCTACGATCGAGGAGTGCCGTGCGGCACTCGACCAACTCTCCGACAACCTGGCGCGGGCCGAAGGCGACGTGCGCGGTGCGACCGCGCTCGACCGCTCGCTGAGCTGCCACATCACCGACCTGGACCGGACGTTCACGGGCCGCCTCGCCGGAGGCGAGATCCGCGTGGACGCGGTGGCCCCGGGCCCGCCGGCCGCCAAGGCCGAGATCCGGCTCGCGATGACCGGCGACGACCTGGTCTCCCTGGTCGCCGGCGATCTGAAGTTCCCCAAGGCCTGGGCCTCGGGCCGCATCCGCCTGGAAGCGGGCTTCCGCGACCTCCTGCGCCTCAAGAGCATGCTGTAG
- a CDS encoding TlyA family RNA methyltransferase, producing MAGVARRRLDAELVRRSMARSREHAAQLIAAGRVTVGGNTATKPATQVETSAALVVLKDDGDPDYVSRGGHKLAGALAAFQPEGLRVEGRRALDAGASTGGFTDVLLRAGVDHVMAVDVGYGQLAWSLQSDGRVTVKDRTNVRELTVELIDGVPVDLVVGDLSFISIGLVLPALVRCCAPDADLVLMVKPQFEVGKDRLGSGGVVRSTELRAEAVRDVAAQAWKLGLGVLGVTASPLPGPSGNVEYFLWLRAGAPVLDPADVDRAVAEGPQ from the coding sequence GTGGCAGGAGTGGCACGCCGCCGCCTGGACGCCGAACTGGTACGCCGCAGCATGGCCCGCTCGCGCGAGCACGCCGCGCAGCTGATCGCCGCCGGCCGGGTGACCGTGGGCGGCAACACGGCGACGAAGCCGGCCACCCAGGTCGAGACCAGTGCGGCCCTCGTCGTCCTCAAGGACGACGGCGACCCCGACTACGTCTCCCGGGGCGGCCACAAGCTCGCGGGGGCGCTCGCGGCCTTCCAGCCCGAGGGGCTGCGCGTGGAGGGGCGCCGGGCGCTGGACGCGGGCGCCTCGACCGGCGGGTTCACCGACGTGCTGCTGCGCGCCGGGGTGGACCACGTGATGGCGGTGGACGTCGGCTACGGGCAGCTCGCCTGGTCCCTGCAGAGCGACGGCCGGGTCACCGTCAAGGACCGCACCAACGTGCGCGAGCTGACGGTGGAGCTGATCGACGGGGTGCCCGTGGACCTGGTCGTCGGTGACCTGTCCTTCATCTCGATCGGGCTGGTGCTGCCCGCGCTCGTACGCTGCTGCGCGCCCGACGCGGATCTGGTGCTGATGGTGAAGCCGCAGTTCGAGGTCGGCAAGGACCGGCTCGGCAGCGGTGGCGTGGTGCGCAGTACGGAGCTGCGCGCCGAGGCCGTGCGGGACGTGGCGGCGCAGGCGTGGAAGCTGGGCCTGGGCGTGCTCGGGGTGACCGCGAGCCCGCTCCCGGGGCCCTCGGGCAACGTCGAGTATTTTCTGTGGCTGCGGGCGGGGGCACCGGTGCTCGACCCGGCGGATGTTGATCGTGCAGTGGCGGAGGGGCCGCAGTGA
- a CDS encoding NAD kinase, whose amino-acid sequence MSDLSGDPAQSGKSGKSERTGASGKSGAAGKRTVFLLAHTGRPAAIRSAELVVQGLLRSGLGVRVLRHEAVDLPLPPEVELVAESECTPEVLDGCELLIVLGGDGTLLRGAEFARGSGVPMLGVNLGRVGFLAEAERDDLDKVVDRVVTREYEVEERMTLDVIVRTNGDVVHRDWALNEAAVQKVSPERMLEVVLEIDGRPVSGFGCDGIVCATPTGSTAYAFSAGGPVVWPEVEALLMVPISAHALFAKPLVTSPDSVLAVEVQTGTPHGVLWCDGRRTVELPAGARVEVRRGAVPVRLARLHHASFTDRLVAKFALPVSGWRGAPH is encoded by the coding sequence GTGAGTGATCTTTCGGGGGACCCGGCACAGTCGGGGAAGTCGGGGAAGTCGGAGCGGACGGGGGCGTCGGGGAAGTCCGGGGCGGCGGGGAAGCGGACCGTCTTCCTGCTCGCGCACACCGGGCGGCCGGCGGCCATCCGCAGCGCCGAGCTGGTGGTCCAGGGGCTGCTGCGCAGCGGGCTGGGCGTACGGGTGCTGCGGCACGAGGCGGTGGACCTGCCGCTGCCCCCCGAGGTGGAGCTGGTGGCGGAGTCCGAGTGCACCCCGGAGGTGCTCGACGGGTGCGAGCTGCTGATCGTGCTCGGCGGCGACGGGACGCTGCTGCGCGGCGCGGAGTTCGCGCGCGGCTCCGGGGTGCCGATGCTCGGCGTCAACCTGGGCCGGGTGGGCTTCCTCGCGGAGGCGGAACGGGACGACCTGGACAAGGTCGTGGACCGGGTCGTGACGCGGGAGTACGAGGTCGAGGAGCGGATGACCCTCGACGTGATCGTGCGGACCAACGGGGACGTCGTGCACCGGGACTGGGCGCTGAACGAGGCGGCCGTCCAGAAGGTGTCCCCGGAGCGGATGCTCGAAGTGGTCCTGGAGATCGACGGGCGCCCGGTGTCCGGCTTCGGCTGTGACGGGATCGTCTGCGCGACGCCGACGGGCTCGACGGCGTACGCCTTCTCGGCCGGCGGGCCGGTGGTCTGGCCGGAGGTGGAGGCGCTGCTGATGGTGCCGATCAGCGCGCACGCGCTGTTCGCCAAGCCGCTGGTGACCTCGCCGGACTCGGTGCTGGCCGTGGAGGTGCAGACCGGGACCCCGCACGGGGTGCTGTGGTGCGACGGGCGGCGGACGGTGGAGCTGCCGGCCGGGGCCCGTGTGGAGGTCCGGCGGGGCGCGGTGCCGGTGCGGCTCGCCCGGCTGCACCACGCGTCGTTCACCGACCGGCTCGTCGCGAAGTTCGCGCTGCCGGTGTCGGGGTGGCGCGGGGCTCCGCACTAG
- the recN gene encoding DNA repair protein RecN — protein sequence MRIRSLGVIDDAVVELSPGFTAVTGETGAGKTMVVTSLGLLLGGRADPALVRIGAKAAVVEGRIVMRPDAPAALRAEEAGAELDDGALLISRTVSAEGRSRAHVGGRSVPVGLLAELADDLVAVHGQTDQQGLLRPARQRQALDRYAGDAVAVPLEKYAAAHRRLRAVAGELEEITTRARERAQEADLLRFGLDEIAAVEPLSGEDTELAAEAERLGHAESLSSAAQVAHAALAGNVEDPEGVDAGALVAGAHRALESVRSHDPALGALAERIGELGILLGDVAGELAGYADDLDADPLRLAAVEERRAALTQLIRKYGSAEGGVGSVLEWAERGSVRLLELDGDDERIDELTGERDGLRLELSALAQALTDARNEAATRFASAVTEELASLAMPHARVTIDVRQTEDPEGVEVGGRFVAYGPSGVDEVELLLAPHPGAQPRPIAKGASGGELSRVMLAVEVVFAGSDPVPTYLFDEVDAGVGGKAAVEVGRRLAKLAKVAQVVVVTHLPQVAAFADRQLLVEKTNDGSVTRSGVTVLEGEARIRELSRMLAGHEDSASARAHAEELLAAARSGE from the coding sequence ATGCGGATACGGTCGCTCGGGGTCATCGACGACGCTGTGGTCGAGCTGTCACCCGGTTTCACCGCGGTGACCGGCGAGACCGGCGCGGGCAAGACCATGGTCGTCACCAGCCTCGGGCTGTTGCTCGGCGGACGGGCCGACCCCGCCCTGGTGCGGATCGGGGCCAAGGCGGCGGTCGTCGAAGGGCGCATCGTCATGCGCCCGGACGCCCCCGCCGCGCTGCGCGCCGAGGAGGCCGGGGCCGAGCTCGACGACGGCGCCCTGCTGATCAGCCGGACCGTTTCCGCCGAGGGCCGCTCGCGCGCCCACGTCGGCGGCCGCTCCGTGCCCGTCGGGCTGCTCGCCGAGCTCGCCGACGACCTCGTCGCCGTCCACGGCCAGACCGACCAGCAGGGCCTGCTGCGGCCCGCCCGGCAGCGCCAGGCCCTCGACCGGTACGCGGGCGACGCCGTCGCGGTCCCCCTGGAGAAGTACGCGGCCGCCCACCGCAGGCTGCGCGCCGTCGCCGGGGAGCTGGAGGAGATCACCACCCGGGCCCGGGAACGCGCCCAGGAGGCCGATCTGCTGCGCTTCGGGCTCGACGAGATCGCCGCCGTGGAACCGCTCTCGGGCGAGGACACCGAGCTGGCGGCGGAGGCGGAGCGCCTCGGGCACGCCGAATCGCTGTCCTCGGCCGCCCAGGTCGCGCACGCGGCCCTCGCGGGCAACGTCGAGGACCCGGAGGGCGTCGACGCGGGCGCGCTCGTCGCCGGCGCGCACCGCGCACTGGAATCCGTACGCTCCCACGACCCGGCGCTCGGCGCGCTCGCCGAGCGGATCGGGGAGTTGGGCATCCTGCTCGGGGACGTGGCCGGGGAACTCGCCGGGTACGCGGACGACCTGGACGCCGACCCGCTGCGCCTGGCGGCCGTGGAGGAGCGGCGGGCGGCGCTGACCCAGCTGATCCGGAAGTACGGATCCGCGGAGGGCGGGGTCGGCTCCGTCCTGGAGTGGGCCGAACGCGGTTCCGTACGGCTGCTGGAGCTGGACGGCGACGACGAGCGGATCGACGAGCTGACCGGCGAGCGGGACGGGCTGCGGCTGGAACTCTCCGCACTGGCGCAGGCGTTGACGGACGCACGGAACGAGGCGGCGACCCGCTTCGCGTCGGCGGTCACCGAGGAGCTGGCCTCCCTGGCGATGCCGCACGCACGGGTCACCATCGACGTCCGGCAGACCGAGGACCCCGAGGGGGTCGAGGTCGGCGGCCGGTTCGTCGCGTACGGGCCCTCCGGCGTCGACGAGGTCGAACTGCTGCTGGCCCCGCACCCGGGCGCCCAGCCGCGGCCGATCGCCAAGGGCGCCTCCGGCGGTGAGCTGTCCCGGGTGATGCTGGCCGTCGAGGTCGTCTTCGCCGGCTCCGACCCGGTGCCGACGTACCTCTTCGACGAGGTCGACGCCGGCGTCGGCGGCAAGGCGGCCGTGGAGGTCGGGCGGCGGCTCGCGAAGCTGGCCAAGGTGGCGCAGGTCGTGGTCGTCACGCACCTGCCGCAGGTGGCGGCCTTCGCGGACCGGCAGCTGCTGGTCGAGAAGACCAACGACGGGTCCGTGACCCGAAGCGGCGTCACCGTCCTGGAGGGCGAGGCCCGGATCCGCGAGCTGTCGCGGATGCTGGCCGGCCACGAGGACTCGGCATCGGCGCGGGCGCACGCGGAAGAGCTGCTCGCGGCGGCCCGGAGCGGCGAGTAG
- a CDS encoding glycosyltransferase family 4 protein: MSSSPVPVPVPVLRTVQVLGGASGGAHVRSLATGLAARGVRVTVCGPVETEGEYDFTGAGASFTPDAVSALRAACVEADVVHAHGVRAGMRAALALRGRRVPLVVSWHGAGPGGGRLSLLLERHVARAAAIVLGASSAQVDLARLRGARDARLAAVAVAVAATESSGAWDAPDHGKVRAELGAVERPLLIAVGSLVPRRGYSVLLDAAREWRDLDPMPLLVIAGEGPMRAELARRIQSEHLPVRLLGRRRDAARLLAAADVAVLPSRWEARSPLAQEALRLGVPLVATAVGGVPELVGAAGVLVPYGDAGVLAAAVAGLLADPARLGELAVAGRAQALTWPSEDDTVAQVLSVYDELTSRRR, translated from the coding sequence GTGAGCAGCTCCCCGGTCCCGGTCCCCGTCCCCGTCCTTCGCACCGTCCAGGTGCTCGGCGGCGCGAGCGGTGGTGCGCACGTGCGGTCGCTGGCCACCGGGCTCGCCGCGCGCGGCGTACGGGTCACGGTGTGCGGGCCCGTCGAGACGGAGGGGGAGTACGACTTCACCGGTGCCGGGGCGAGCTTCACCCCGGACGCGGTGAGCGCGCTGCGGGCCGCGTGCGTGGAGGCCGACGTGGTGCACGCGCACGGCGTACGGGCGGGCATGCGCGCGGCGCTGGCCCTGCGCGGGCGGCGGGTCCCCCTGGTCGTGAGCTGGCACGGCGCCGGCCCCGGCGGCGGCCGCCTCAGCCTGCTGCTGGAACGGCACGTCGCGCGGGCCGCGGCGATCGTCCTCGGCGCCTCCTCGGCTCAGGTTGACCTGGCCCGGCTGCGGGGAGCGCGGGACGCGCGACTGGCGGCGGTGGCCGTCGCCGTCGCCGCCACCGAGTCCTCCGGCGCTTGGGATGCCCCGGACCACGGGAAGGTGCGGGCGGAACTCGGCGCCGTGGAGCGGCCGTTGCTGATCGCGGTCGGGAGCCTGGTGCCGCGGCGCGGGTACTCCGTCCTGCTGGACGCGGCGCGGGAATGGCGCGACCTGGACCCGATGCCGCTGCTGGTCATCGCGGGAGAGGGACCGATGCGGGCGGAGCTCGCGCGGCGCATCCAGTCGGAGCACCTGCCGGTGCGGCTGCTCGGCCGGCGGCGGGACGCCGCACGGCTGCTCGCGGCGGCGGACGTCGCGGTGCTGCCGAGCCGGTGGGAGGCGCGGTCGCCGCTCGCGCAGGAGGCTCTGCGGCTGGGCGTGCCGTTGGTGGCCACGGCGGTGGGCGGGGTCCCGGAGCTGGTGGGGGCGGCGGGGGTGCTGGTGCCCTACGGGGACGCGGGAGTGCTGGCCGCCGCGGTGGCCGGGCTGCTGGCGGATCCCGCGCGGCTTGGGGAGCTGGCGGTGGCGGGTCGGGCCCAGGCTCTGACGTGGCCGTCGGAGGACGACACGGTGGCGCAGGTCCTGTCGGTGTACGACGAACTGACCTCGCGCCGGCGGTAG
- a CDS encoding PucR family transcriptional regulator, which translates to MDNQGGITVQRALELPGLRSGLPEVVACADRLGRTVRWVHAGEVPNIASLLKGGELLLTTGLGLGTRPAEQRAFVRRLADRGIAALVVELGPRFTRLPATLVETARAVGLPLVQLHREVPFVTVTEEVHTEIVNGHYALLQRAEEVHRRCTEALLDGGGIPQVLHILADFTANPVFLETPDGQLLYAAGPVAGEAAADPLQVWEGLRGQRDPEPSGNAVVVDVPGGGRGTGSVRARLVLLGVSAPLLPVHRMAAERTAGVLAVVLMQARQEDELAARGRGDFLTDLAEGRISAEDAPAQARVLGFKPGPGPLLPIVMRLSSDLAPSGNWAVLARAVLEELASVGVPVLLGVRPVEGRVPLLVSLRSDAERTTVSDRVAVALRTGVERAGLDRAGAAPAVVVGVCGGWATVSAGLRHAAETATAAHGLPARPWYDARRLDIDLLLWRLREHPDLAAFVDRAIGALRVHDTVSRPPLLPTLETYLAHAGRKAETARELHLNRQTLYNRLARISELLGADLDDPETVLSLSLALRARRHTTGS; encoded by the coding sequence ATGGACAATCAGGGCGGGATCACGGTTCAGCGGGCACTTGAGCTGCCGGGGCTGCGCAGCGGACTTCCCGAGGTCGTGGCCTGCGCCGACCGGCTCGGCCGGACCGTGCGCTGGGTGCACGCGGGCGAGGTCCCCAACATCGCCTCCCTGCTCAAGGGCGGCGAGCTGCTGCTGACCACCGGCCTCGGCCTCGGCACCCGCCCCGCCGAGCAGCGCGCCTTCGTACGCCGCCTCGCGGACCGGGGCATCGCCGCCCTGGTCGTCGAGCTGGGACCCCGCTTCACCCGGCTCCCGGCGACCTTGGTGGAGACGGCGCGGGCGGTCGGCCTCCCCCTCGTCCAGCTGCACCGCGAGGTCCCCTTCGTGACCGTCACGGAGGAGGTCCACACCGAGATCGTCAACGGGCACTACGCCCTGCTCCAGCGCGCCGAGGAGGTCCACCGGCGCTGTACGGAGGCCCTGCTCGACGGCGGCGGCATCCCCCAGGTCCTGCACATCCTGGCGGACTTCACCGCGAACCCGGTCTTCCTGGAAACCCCCGACGGCCAGTTGCTGTACGCGGCGGGCCCGGTCGCCGGCGAGGCCGCGGCGGACCCGCTCCAGGTGTGGGAGGGCCTGCGGGGCCAGCGCGACCCGGAGCCCTCCGGCAACGCCGTGGTGGTCGATGTCCCGGGCGGCGGCCGCGGCACCGGCTCGGTGCGGGCCCGGCTGGTCCTGCTGGGGGTGTCCGCGCCGCTGCTGCCCGTGCACCGGATGGCCGCGGAGCGGACCGCCGGCGTACTGGCCGTCGTGCTGATGCAGGCCCGGCAGGAGGACGAGCTGGCGGCGCGCGGCCGCGGCGACTTCCTCACGGACCTCGCCGAGGGACGGATCTCGGCGGAGGACGCCCCCGCCCAGGCCCGCGTCCTGGGCTTCAAGCCGGGCCCCGGCCCGCTCCTGCCCATCGTCATGCGGCTGTCCTCGGACCTGGCCCCGTCCGGCAACTGGGCCGTGCTGGCCCGGGCCGTCCTGGAGGAACTCGCCTCCGTCGGCGTACCGGTGCTGCTCGGCGTCCGCCCGGTGGAAGGCCGCGTCCCCCTCCTGGTCTCCCTGCGCTCCGACGCCGAGCGCACGACGGTGTCCGACCGGGTCGCGGTGGCCCTGCGGACCGGCGTGGAGCGGGCGGGCCTGGACCGTGCGGGGGCCGCGCCGGCGGTGGTCGTCGGCGTGTGCGGCGGCTGGGCGACGGTCTCGGCGGGGCTGCGCCACGCGGCCGAGACGGCCACGGCCGCGCACGGACTCCCCGCCCGCCCCTGGTACGACGCCCGCCGCCTGGACATCGACCTGCTCCTGTGGCGGCTGCGCGAACACCCCGACCTGGCGGCCTTCGTGGACCGCGCGATCGGCGCCCTGCGCGTCCACGACACGGTCTCCCGGCCGCCGCTCCTGCCCACCCTGGAGACGTACCTGGCCCACGCGGGCCGCAAGGCGGAGACCGCTCGCGAGCTCCACCTGAACCGCCAGACCCTCTACAACCGCCTGGCCCGCATCTCGGAACTCCTGGGCGCGGACCTGGACGACCCGGAAACGGTCCTCTCCCTGAGCCTGGCCCTCCGGGCCCGCCGCCACACCACTGGTTCCTGA
- a CDS encoding APC family permease codes for MSTDSSTGGGAPQVQRLKANSVGLVGVVFMAVATAAPITAMTGNLPIAVGFGNGIGAPAGYLFATAVLTVFAVGYVAMAKRITAAGAFYGYISHGLGRIAGMASGMLAVLAYIVFEASIVGVFSYFTKTTVHDQLGVDLPWIVYAAGMLAITAALAHFDINLTAKALGVMLIAEIAVLFAVATAVLIAGGGPDGIPVEPLNPKNAFTGASAGLGLFFAFWSWVGFESTAMYGEESRNPKKVIPKATLISVVGVGLFYIYVSWMTIAGNGLTKSVELSASASPLDLFFAPTQTFIGAWAVDAFQWLLLTGSFACGMAFHQCAARYLYAIGREGFLHPGLGRTHAKHGSPYVASTVQTAIATGLVALFWLTGQDPYIHLYTLLAILGTMAILIVQTLCSFAVIGYFRKNHPEDRHWFRTFTAPLIGGVAMAAVVVLLLVNMKTAAGLAADSFFFTLIPWIVGLVFFGGLGLGLWLKYKAPARYEIIGRVVLEDAAERTDESTDEPATSAANV; via the coding sequence ATGAGCACGGATAGCAGCACCGGCGGCGGCGCACCCCAGGTCCAGCGGCTGAAAGCCAATTCGGTGGGCCTGGTCGGTGTCGTCTTCATGGCCGTCGCCACCGCCGCTCCCATCACCGCGATGACCGGCAACCTGCCCATCGCCGTCGGCTTCGGCAACGGCATCGGCGCCCCCGCCGGCTACCTCTTCGCGACCGCCGTCCTGACCGTCTTCGCCGTCGGCTACGTGGCCATGGCCAAGCGGATCACCGCGGCCGGCGCCTTCTACGGGTACATCTCGCACGGCCTCGGCCGGATCGCCGGCATGGCCTCCGGCATGCTCGCGGTCCTGGCCTACATCGTCTTCGAGGCCTCGATCGTCGGCGTCTTCTCCTACTTCACCAAGACCACCGTCCACGACCAGCTCGGCGTGGACCTGCCCTGGATCGTCTACGCGGCCGGCATGCTCGCCATCACCGCGGCCCTCGCGCACTTCGACATCAACCTCACGGCCAAGGCGCTGGGCGTCATGCTCATCGCCGAGATCGCCGTCCTCTTCGCCGTCGCCACCGCCGTGCTCATCGCGGGCGGCGGCCCGGACGGGATACCGGTCGAACCCCTCAACCCCAAGAACGCCTTCACCGGCGCCTCCGCCGGGCTCGGCCTCTTCTTCGCCTTCTGGTCCTGGGTCGGCTTCGAGTCCACCGCCATGTACGGGGAGGAGTCCCGGAACCCGAAGAAGGTCATCCCCAAGGCCACCCTGATCTCCGTCGTCGGCGTCGGCCTCTTCTACATCTACGTCTCCTGGATGACGATCGCCGGCAACGGCCTGACCAAGTCCGTGGAGCTCTCCGCCTCCGCGAGCCCGCTCGACCTGTTCTTCGCCCCCACCCAGACCTTCATCGGCGCCTGGGCCGTCGACGCCTTCCAGTGGCTGCTGCTCACCGGCTCCTTCGCCTGCGGCATGGCCTTCCACCAGTGCGCCGCCCGCTACCTCTACGCCATCGGCCGCGAGGGCTTCCTCCACCCGGGCCTGGGCCGTACGCACGCCAAGCACGGCTCCCCGTACGTCGCCTCCACGGTGCAGACGGCCATCGCCACCGGCCTGGTCGCGCTGTTCTGGCTGACCGGGCAGGACCCGTACATCCACCTGTACACGCTGCTCGCGATCCTCGGCACCATGGCCATCCTCATCGTGCAGACCCTGTGCTCCTTCGCGGTGATCGGCTACTTCCGCAAGAACCACCCGGAGGACCGGCACTGGTTCCGCACCTTCACGGCCCCGCTGATCGGCGGCGTCGCCATGGCCGCCGTGGTCGTCCTGCTGCTGGTCAACATGAAGACGGCCGCCGGGCTGGCCGCCGACTCGTTCTTCTTCACGCTGATCCCGTGGATCGTCGGGCTCGTCTTCTTCGGCGGACTGGGACTGGGCCTGTGGCTGAAGTACAAGGCCCCCGCCCGCTACGAGATCATCGGCCGCGTCGTCCTGGAGGACGCCGCCGAGCGCACCGACGAGTCCACCGATGAGCCCGCCACCTCCGCCGCGAACGTCTGA
- a CDS encoding flavin monoamine oxidase family protein, whose amino-acid sequence MARTPLMHVLRQLAAEHAAARRLGLPVAEVRGSTRRQLLGRAAALGLGTAVASAAGAPALAHAVEADKKPVTPARVAIVGAGISGLTAALTLKDAGVPCTLYEANPSRVGGRMWTQRSLWAYGQTSEIGGELIDTSHKKILELCRRFNLPTEDFLGGGPNGAEEVLWFNGTYYPREQADEDFNAVYQALRRDLQEAGEVSWNTTTPAGTALDNMTLYQWIETRIPGGHASRLGRFIDVAYNVEYGADTDQQSALALVLLMGYQPNPGNFNVWGLSNERYHITGGNDQLPNAIAQSLPAGSIVMGRELVAVRVSADGTQTLTFNDAGATRTVVADHTILCLPLPILQRIDITGAGFDPLMKNLLRDARMGYCTKLNMQFTSRPWRGTGPWPGVSAGDCFTDGEVQQTWDTTKVQPGNGGILLQYGGGTLAGALTPATPFATDSDPYVRALAGRMLTGIDAFFPGTKAAWTGKAQLSAWHRNPYALGAYSYWPTGYLHKYAKYEGTAQGRIHIGGEHCSYDFQGFMEGGATEGARAAQEVITALT is encoded by the coding sequence ATGGCCCGTACGCCACTCATGCACGTGCTCCGTCAGCTCGCCGCCGAACACGCCGCCGCCCGACGGCTCGGACTCCCCGTGGCGGAGGTCCGCGGCTCCACCCGCCGCCAGCTCCTCGGCCGCGCCGCCGCGCTCGGCCTCGGTACCGCCGTCGCCTCGGCGGCCGGCGCCCCCGCGCTCGCCCACGCCGTGGAGGCCGACAAGAAGCCCGTCACCCCCGCCCGCGTCGCCATCGTCGGCGCCGGCATCTCGGGGCTGACGGCCGCCCTCACCCTCAAGGACGCGGGCGTCCCCTGCACGCTCTACGAGGCCAACCCGAGCCGCGTCGGCGGCCGCATGTGGACCCAGCGCTCCCTGTGGGCCTACGGGCAGACCTCCGAGATCGGCGGCGAGCTGATCGACACCAGCCACAAGAAGATCCTCGAGCTGTGCCGCCGCTTCAACCTCCCCACCGAGGACTTCCTCGGCGGCGGCCCCAACGGCGCGGAGGAGGTCCTCTGGTTCAACGGGACCTACTATCCGCGCGAGCAGGCCGACGAGGACTTCAACGCCGTCTACCAGGCGCTGCGCCGCGACCTCCAGGAGGCCGGCGAGGTCTCCTGGAACACCACGACCCCGGCCGGCACCGCCCTCGACAACATGACCCTGTACCAGTGGATCGAGACCCGGATCCCCGGCGGACACGCCTCGCGGCTCGGCCGTTTCATCGACGTGGCGTACAACGTCGAGTACGGGGCCGACACCGATCAGCAGTCCGCGCTCGCGCTGGTCCTGCTGATGGGCTACCAGCCCAACCCGGGCAACTTCAACGTCTGGGGCCTGTCCAACGAGCGCTACCACATCACCGGCGGCAACGACCAGCTGCCGAACGCCATCGCCCAGTCCCTGCCCGCCGGGTCGATCGTCATGGGCCGCGAGCTGGTCGCCGTACGCGTCTCCGCCGACGGCACCCAGACGCTGACCTTCAACGACGCGGGCGCCACCCGGACGGTCGTGGCCGACCACACCATCCTGTGCCTGCCGCTGCCCATCCTCCAGCGGATCGACATCACCGGCGCCGGCTTCGACCCGCTGATGAAGAACCTCCTGCGCGACGCCCGCATGGGTTACTGCACCAAGCTCAACATGCAGTTCACCAGCCGCCCCTGGCGCGGAACCGGACCCTGGCCGGGGGTCTCCGCCGGCGACTGTTTCACCGACGGCGAGGTCCAGCAGACCTGGGACACCACCAAGGTCCAGCCGGGCAACGGCGGCATCCTGCTCCAGTACGGCGGCGGCACCCTGGCCGGCGCCCTCACCCCGGCGACCCCCTTCGCCACCGACTCCGACCCCTACGTACGCGCCCTCGCGGGCCGGATGCTCACCGGGATCGACGCCTTCTTCCCCGGCACCAAGGCGGCCTGGACCGGCAAGGCGCAGCTGTCGGCCTGGCACCGCAACCCGTACGCGCTCGGCGCCTACTCGTACTGGCCGACCGGCTACCTGCACAAGTACGCCAAGTACGAGGGCACCGCGCAGGGCCGGATCCACATCGGCGGAGAGCACTGCAGCTACGACTTCCAGGGGTTCATGGAAGGCGGGGCGACCGAGGGGGCGCGGGCGGCGCAGGAGGTGATCACCGCCCTCACGTAG